The DNA window GGGGGGCAGCAGCGTGTTCTGGGGGATGATGCCCATCCTTTTCATCCGGGCGAAGCGTTCCTCGCGGATGGCGTCCCAGCCCTTGGCGTAGATCGCATCATAGGGTTTGGAAAAGTCGCGCGGCACCTGCAGCGGGGCATGCGCCGTGCCGAAAGCAAGGTTCATGTAGAAGGGCCGATCCTTGCCCTTGTGATGCTCGATCAGATCGATGGCATGGTCGGCCAGATCGACCGAGAGGTGGTAACCCTCGGCAAAGTCGCGCTTCACATAGTCATTGCCCTGCACGATCTCCGGCCGGTACTGGTCGGTCCAGCCGCGCGGGAAGCCATAGAAGCTGTCGAAACCGCGCTGCAGCGGCCAATGGTCGCGCGGCGTGCCCTGCCCCAGTTCGGCCATGGGGATCAGATGCCATTTGCCCACCGCCCATGTGGCATAGCCGTGGCGTTTCAGCGCCTGCGCCATGGTCTGCGCATTGGCGGGCATGCGGAAAAGCTGCGCCGCCATCGGGTCCTTGCCCATCACACCGGTCAGATCAGGCACGTCGGGCATGTTGACCGTGTGACTGTTACGCCCCGTCAGCAGCGCCGCGCGGGTCGAGGCACAGACCGCCTTGGTGTCGAAATGGGCAAAGCGCAGGCCGCCTCTGGCGAGGCTGTCGATGGCGGGCGTGCGGATTTCCGCGCCGAAACAGCCGATGTCGGAATAGCCCATGTCATCGAGCACGATGGTGATGATGTTGGGCCGCTGCGCCGGAGCGGCGCCCAGACGGGCAGCGACCGGGCAGGCCAGCGCCGTGGCCGCCAAAAGCGATCGGGTGAAGTGGCGGCGGGACAGATTCATCGCGGCATATCCATGAAAAAAAGCCGGAAGGGGCGAGAGGGGATGCCCCTTCCGGCAGGGTAGAACGGGTCAGAAGCGCACACCCGCCTCGACGCCCACCGTGCGGAAAGCGTCGGTGGTCAGCAGTTGCGTGTAACCGGCACCACTCGCATTGGTGTCGAGGAAGCCGGTGCTGATGCTGGTGGCGAAATGCTGGTTGGTGATGTTCTTGGCCCACATGGTCAGGCGATAACGCTTGTCCTTGGTTTCCAGCCCCAGCGATCCGTTGAGCAACCCATAGGCGCCCTGCACCGTGTTGCGATCCGAATAGCTGAAGAACACCGAGGAGCGATAGGTGTAGCTCAGGCTGGCCTTGGCGCGCAGGTTCGCGCCCAGATCATGCCCGTAATCGCCCGAAAGGGTGAAGGCCCATCTCGGCGCATTGGCCAGCGGCGAGCCGCTGACGTCCTGCTGCGCATTGTTGCAGCCCAGCGCCACGGTCTGGCCGGGATAGCAGGCGATCACAAAGCCCTGCACCTTGGTGTCGGTATAGGCAACATTGGCCGAGAGGTTGAGCCCGGTGGCCGGATGCAGGATCGCCTCGACCTCCGCGCCATTGGTGGTCAGCTTGCCCGCATTGGCCAGGGTGAAGGTGCTCAGGATCGCATTGAAGGTCTGCGCCTGGAAGTTGGTGAAGGTCTCGTGGAAGCCGGTGATGTTCAGCGTCAGCTTGCGGTCGAACATCTGGGTGCGCAGGCCCAGTTCCAGATTGCGCGCGATCTCGGGCTTGAGGATCGCCTGCCCGGAATTCACCACCGAGGCCGAGAGGTTGTTGAGCAGATTGACCGCCGGGCCCTTATAGCCGCGCGTATAGGTCAGATAGGCCATCACATCGGGCGAGATCTTGTATTCGGCCCCCGCCTTGTAGCTGAAATCGGTGTTGGCGACATGCAGCTTGGGCGTGGTGTAGGCGCCGCCCGTGTTGGGCGCAGCGCCGCTGGCCCCGGTCATGACGGTGCGCGCGAAATTGGCATCGGCACTTTCGGTGGTCAGGCGGAAGCCGCCGATCAGCGAGAAGGCAGGCGTGGCATGGAAGGTCAATTGGCCAAAGGCGGCGCCATTGTTGTTCTTGATGTCACGATCGACCTGACTGCCCAGAAAAGCGCCGGGCGCCAACACCTGATTGCCGGTGCCCGCCGTCTGCGTGGTGGTGGCCAGATCCTGCCAGAAATAGAACAGGCCCAGCACATATTCCAGCCGCTGACGCGCCGGTGAGGTCAGGCGCAGTTCCTGGGTGAACTGCTTCTGGTGCTGGCGGGCATTGTTGATGTTGTAGACGTTCACCTGCACGCCATCGGTGTCGTTGTTGTCGTAATCGTCGAACGCGCGCCAGGCGGTGATCGAGGTCAGCGTCTGACCGAAGATCTTCGTGTTGCCCTCCAGCGAGACGCCGCCCGCGCTCTGGTTGCCGAAGGCCGCGCCATCCTGATTGACGAAGCGGTTGACCGGGCCCAGCGGCAGGCCTGCCGTCAACTGCGCGCGGGTCTGGCCGGTGTAATAGGTGGTGGTGGGCAGGATCGAGCGGATCGTCGAGACGCAGCAGCGGCGGTCGTTCTTGGAATAGTCGCCGATCAGATAGAAGGACGTGTCACCGTCCAGATCCCACAGCAGCTTGCCGCGCAGGCCCCAGCTGTTGATGTTGTTGAGGTTCTGCCCGTTGTAGAGATTGGTGATGACGCCATCCGCCGTGGTGCGAAAGCCCGACAGGCGCGCGGCCAGATGATCCTTGGCCAGCACCGTCGAGACCGAGGCCTTGACCCGAAAATCATTGTAGGAGCCATAGCCGATCGAGGCGTCGAGCGCATTCCTGCTCAGGCTGGGCTTTTCGGTGACGAGGTTGATCGCGCCCGCGCTGGCATTCTTGCCGAACAGCGTGCCCTGCGGCCCGCGCAGCACTTCCACACGCTGGATGTCGCTGAAATCGAAGAAGGACGCCGCCGAGCGCCCGATCACCACACCATCGATCACCGTCGAAACCGAAGGCTCCACACCGTCGGAAAAGTTGAGCGTGCCGATGCCGCGCACCGAAACGCCCTGCCCGCGCGTGTTGGCGCTGTTGGTGAAGTTCACCGAGGGGGCGATCTGAGCGAGTTGCTCGATGCCCGCGACACGGTTGTTGGCCAGCGCTGCGGAGGACAGCACCGAGACCGAGACCGGCACATCCTGCAGATTCTGTTCGCGCTTCTGCGCGGTAACGATGATGTCGCCATTGGCATTGTCGGCAGCTTGCGCCTGCACTTGCCCCGCCGTGCCGGCCAGTATCGCGCCAAGAGACGCACACAGCCACAGATGCCCCTGAAATTTCCGCATAATCCCCCTCCTGTTCCCGGCTTTTCGCCTGGGCCCTTGTTGTCGCCAGCACGCATCAACGGATGCGTTCCGAGTCGAGACAACCTTGTCTCAAATACGCGAGACCGTCAAGGAAGCAGCAAAATTTCAAGTATGGCGCTATTTTAGAACGATTTGATGCCGCTGCAGGGAGACATCAGGCCGGAATATCCGCCACCGATTGCCGCTCCTTGAGTTCGAAATCGATCTCGATCACCCGGCCGATCTCGCTCACGGGCTTGCCGAAACCTGCGATCAGCGCATCGGCTGCCATGCGCGCCATACTGATCGTCGGCTGATGGACGGTGGTGATGCGCGGCCATGTCGTCTGCGAAATCAGCAGGCCGCCAAAGCCGACGATCGACAGGTCCCGAGGCACCGCCACCCCCAATTCCATCGCCGCCGCCAGCACGCCTGCGGCCATTTCGTCATTGGCGGCAAAGATCGCCGTGGGGCGCGGATCGCGCGTCAACAGGTCGCGCGCCCGCGCCAGACCGGTCGCCAGGGTAAAATCGCCGGGCACGACATCGACCTGTGTCGCCGGGATCTGTGCCGCCGCATCGAGCAACCCGGCCCCGCGCGGCGTATGCGCCTGATGCGCCGGAGGGCCGGAGATATAACCGATATGGCGATGACCATGGCCCAGCAGCAGATCCCCGATCCGGCGCCCGGCGCTGTAATTGTCGATCACCATGCAGATGCCGCGCCCAAGCTGGGTGCCCGGATTCATCCGCGCGAAATTGACCCCTGCCGCCTCCAGCGCATCGAGCATCCACGGCAGATCGCACAGCGGCGGCATCAGCACCAATCCGTCGAAGCTGACATCGTCCATGCAGTTCGACAGCCAGGCCAGCCCCGCCTCGGGATTGGACGAGTCGATGTTCTCGACCACCAGATGATAGCTCTTGGCCTGGCAAGCCTGCATCATGCCGGTCATCACGTCGGTGGTGTAACTGGCCAGGCGGTTGCTTTCATCGAGCTGCTGGATCGACTGCCCATAGGTCACCAGCAGGCCCAGCACGAAGCTCTTGCCCCCGCGCAGCAATTGCGCGGCCCGGTTCGGCTTGAAGTTGAGCGCCTCCATCGAGGCCTCGACCTTGCGCCGGTACTCTTCGCCCACCTTGGGGTGGTTGTTGAGCACGCGCGACACGGTTTTGAACGAGACTCCGGCGTGCTGGGCAATGTCGATGATGGTCGGGCGAATCGGAGCCATTGTTTCCATCCAGTGGGGTTGTTTGTATGATGGCCCATCTAGAACCGATATGGCTCCAGACAAAGCTGCCGGTCGCCGCTGGTCGAACCGCGAATGCGCAATTCATAACCAAAGGGCGCGGCGGGCACATGCCCGTGAACAGCCGCATCGACCGCCGCCTGAGCAATCTCGTTCACCGGCTGATAGACGGTGGTCAGCGGCGGAAAGACCATGCGCGCCACAGGGGAATCGTCAAAGCCCGCCACCGCCAGATCCTCGGGCACGCGATAGCCCAGCCGCTGCGCCTGGGCCAGCACGCCTGCCGCCATCTCGTCGCCAGCCGCAAAGATCGCCGTGGGCCGGTCGGGCAGCGCCAGCATCGCCGTTACGCCATGAACGCCCGAGGCAAAGGAAAAATCCCCGCGCTGCATCAGATCGGGATCGAACGGCAAGCCCGCCTCCTCCAGTGCCCGGCGGTAACCGCTCACCCGCGCTTCGGAGGCGCGCACCGGCATCGGCGGTCCGATCATGCCGATCCGCCGATGCCCCTGCGCGATCAGATGGCGCATCAGTTTGATGGTGATCGGTTCCTCATCGACATGGATCGGCA is part of the Novosphingobium sp. genome and encodes:
- a CDS encoding TonB-dependent receptor — encoded protein: MRKFQGHLWLCASLGAILAGTAGQVQAQAADNANGDIIVTAQKREQNLQDVPVSVSVLSSAALANNRVAGIEQLAQIAPSVNFTNSANTRGQGVSVRGIGTLNFSDGVEPSVSTVIDGVVIGRSAASFFDFSDIQRVEVLRGPQGTLFGKNASAGAINLVTEKPSLSRNALDASIGYGSYNDFRVKASVSTVLAKDHLAARLSGFRTTADGVITNLYNGQNLNNINSWGLRGKLLWDLDGDTSFYLIGDYSKNDRRCCVSTIRSILPTTTYYTGQTRAQLTAGLPLGPVNRFVNQDGAAFGNQSAGGVSLEGNTKIFGQTLTSITAWRAFDDYDNNDTDGVQVNVYNINNARQHQKQFTQELRLTSPARQRLEYVLGLFYFWQDLATTTQTAGTGNQVLAPGAFLGSQVDRDIKNNNGAAFGQLTFHATPAFSLIGGFRLTTESADANFARTVMTGASGAAPNTGGAYTTPKLHVANTDFSYKAGAEYKISPDVMAYLTYTRGYKGPAVNLLNNLSASVVNSGQAILKPEIARNLELGLRTQMFDRKLTLNITGFHETFTNFQAQTFNAILSTFTLANAGKLTTNGAEVEAILHPATGLNLSANVAYTDTKVQGFVIACYPGQTVALGCNNAQQDVSGSPLANAPRWAFTLSGDYGHDLGANLRAKASLSYTYRSSVFFSYSDRNTVQGAYGLLNGSLGLETKDKRYRLTMWAKNITNQHFATSISTGFLDTNASGAGYTQLLTTDAFRTVGVEAGVRF
- a CDS encoding LacI family DNA-binding transcriptional regulator, with protein sequence MAPIRPTIIDIAQHAGVSFKTVSRVLNNHPKVGEEYRRKVEASMEALNFKPNRAAQLLRGGKSFVLGLLVTYGQSIQQLDESNRLASYTTDVMTGMMQACQAKSYHLVVENIDSSNPEAGLAWLSNCMDDVSFDGLVLMPPLCDLPWMLDALEAAGVNFARMNPGTQLGRGICMVIDNYSAGRRIGDLLLGHGHRHIGYISGPPAHQAHTPRGAGLLDAAAQIPATQVDVVPGDFTLATGLARARDLLTRDPRPTAIFAANDEMAAGVLAAAMELGVAVPRDLSIVGFGGLLISQTTWPRITTVHQPTISMARMAADALIAGFGKPVSEIGRVIEIDFELKERQSVADIPA
- a CDS encoding LacI family DNA-binding transcriptional regulator; the protein is MATIKDVAKAAGVSFKTVSRVVNGEKSVGAALRQRVEAAIRDLGYTPSLAARQLAGQRSFIIGLVVPRAGISYIARMMIALAAACRQAGYHLMTEAVDYDAVQASATGKIHFSARPDAVIVTPPFSNDPALAAHFAAEAIPLVRIATVIEGHGLPIHVDEEPITIKLMRHLIAQGHRRIGMIGPPMPVRASEARVSGYRRALEEAGLPFDPDLMQRGDFSFASGVHGVTAMLALPDRPTAIFAAGDEMAAGVLAQAQRLGYRVPEDLAVAGFDDSPVARMVFPPLTTVYQPVNEIAQAAVDAAVHGHVPAAPFGYELRIRGSTSGDRQLCLEPYRF